CCAATGTTCTTCTTGGCTAAAGCAATTCCCATTAAATAATTTTCTTTTGATGCTTTGACTAATGCTTTTTCAGCCAACTCAATAGCTTTTACAGGATCTTTTTTGATTAAAATCCTAGCCTTTTCATTTAAGGAATCAATTGTTTTGAAATTGGAAGGAGACTTTAAAGTAAGAGACATAATCAAAATACGTAAACACCTAAATTTAGGTCTTTATATTTGTTAAAACAAACCGAATTATTAAATTAACTTACTGTTAACTAATACTATATAAAATAAAAATCAATTAATCTCCAATTCAAACGGCATACGTGCCTGAACGCCTTTTTGACTTAAAATTTGACGTATTGATTTTAAGTATGGGTAAACCGGTCCCAGATTTTTTTGAAGAATGGACATTTCGGCATCTTTTTCAGATTTACCAAATAAATCTTCAAATGGATTTTTTGGTTTTGGTAATTCTAAAATTTTATAATCGGTAATTCCTGCTTTTTTTGATGCATATTGAATTGCATTATTTAAACCACCTAACTCATCTACTAGGCCAATGGCAATCGCATCAGCGCCGCTCCAAACTCTGCCTTGTCCAATACTATCCACATCACTTTGTTTCATTTTTCTACCTTCTGCTACTCTCGAAGTGAAAGTGTCGTAAACCTTTTCTACGCTAGCCTGAATGTACTTTCTTTCCTGTTCATCCAATGCCATTAAACCAGTTCCCATGTGGCTGTATTTATTGGTGTTTACCGTATCAATGGTGATACCTAATTTATCATCCAGCAATTTTTGCATGTTAGGAATCATTCCGAATACCCCAATAGAGCCGGTAATTGTATTAGGTTGGGCGAAAATCCGTTCAGCTGCGCAGCTGATATAATATCCACCGCTGGCTGCATAATTCCCCATACTAACTACTAACGGTTTACTCTTTCCCGCTAAAACAGTTTCTCTCCAAATCACATCGCTGGCTAAAGCACTTCCTCCGGGTGAGTTTACCCTTAGCACTATTGCCTTTACTTGATCATTTAAACGAGCTTCTTTTATTGCTTTTGCAATTCTGTCACTACCTATTTCCTGATCATCACCTTCGCCGCTCGAAATTCCCCCATTCGCATAAATAACTGCAATCTTATCTTTAGCCGTTTTTGCCTTTTCTTTAAAAGCATATTTTCCTAAACCTACCATGTTTAATTTTTCTTTATCCGCTTGCCCGGCCTTTTTCTTCAATTCACTCATAAATTCATCCATATACACCAATCCGTCAACCAATTTATTTTCTAAGGCATCACCGGGACTGCTAATTCGTAAGGTATTGGCCATTATCTGCAAACTGTCTTTTGAAAGGTTTCTGGAT
This sequence is a window from Sphingobacteriaceae bacterium. Protein-coding genes within it:
- the sppA gene encoding signal peptide peptidase SppA; protein product: MKQFFGAFFGSLIGLFLATILGIVVIIAVIKSSIGEAMNEDDSGKAKSAAVIKIKLSGNINEREIEDPFEEFRKMNKFANEEGTGLNSLARKLEGAKNDEKVKGIYLEVQALNAGFASIKEVRDLLLDFKKSGKFIYTYGEYYGQKEYYLASVSDKIYLNPQGAMDLKGLSMSIMFFKKTFEKLGVDVQIFRHGKFKSAIEPFMLDKMSEANRLQSETFLNSIWNTMLVAISESRNLSKDSLQIMANTLRISSPGDALENKLVDGLVYMDEFMSELKKKAGQADKEKLNMVGLGKYAFKEKAKTAKDKIAVIYANGGISSGEGDDQEIGSDRIAKAIKEARLNDQVKAIVLRVNSPGGSALASDVIWRETVLAGKSKPLVVSMGNYAASGGYYISCAAERIFAQPNTITGSIGVFGMIPNMQKLLDDKLGITIDTVNTNKYSHMGTGLMALDEQERKYIQASVEKVYDTFTSRVAEGRKMKQSDVDSIGQGRVWSGADAIAIGLVDELGGLNNAIQYASKKAGITDYKILELPKPKNPFEDLFGKSEKDAEMSILQKNLGPVYPYLKSIRQILSQKGVQARMPFELEIN